One region of Longimicrobium sp. genomic DNA includes:
- a CDS encoding DUF305 domain-containing protein: protein MPFSPVRSCLALAAAAALSACGGTTPEPVAAAPAPAPQPVSTPQPASQGGGMTALDVARHPWVPADAEFMTGMIGHHAQAIEISRLAPTRAQSPAVKRLAERIINAQEDEIATMQQWLRDRGQPVPDAAHAHHAAGHAMMPGMLTPEQVAQLQRATGAGFDQLFLNLMIQHHRGAVSMVQRLFGTQGAGQDETV from the coding sequence ATGCCGTTCTCGCCCGTTCGATCCTGTCTGGCCCTCGCAGCCGCCGCGGCGCTCTCCGCCTGCGGCGGTACGACCCCGGAGCCCGTCGCGGCCGCCCCGGCGCCCGCACCCCAGCCCGTCTCCACGCCTCAGCCGGCTTCGCAGGGCGGCGGCATGACGGCGCTGGACGTGGCGCGCCACCCGTGGGTGCCCGCGGACGCCGAGTTCATGACGGGGATGATCGGCCACCACGCGCAGGCCATCGAGATCTCGCGCCTGGCACCGACGCGCGCGCAGAGCCCCGCCGTCAAGCGGCTGGCCGAGCGGATCATCAACGCGCAGGAAGACGAGATCGCCACCATGCAGCAGTGGCTGCGCGACCGCGGCCAGCCGGTTCCGGATGCGGCGCACGCGCACCACGCGGCCGGGCACGCGATGATGCCCGGCATGCTGACGCCGGAGCAGGTGGCCCAGCTGCAGCGGGCCACCGGCGCCGGGTTCGACCAGCTGTTCCTGAACCTGATGATCCAGCACCACCGCGGGGCCGTGTCCATGGTCCAGCGGCTGTTCGGAACGCAGGGCGCCGGCCAGGACGAAACGGTGT